In one Thermosipho ferrireducens genomic region, the following are encoded:
- a CDS encoding ATP-binding protein, with translation MDIIPELVGIQTNIAKKVPLKFKRYLYKKINWDYNVITIMGARGTGKTTMVLQYYIENINRPDKMLYISADNPLVLREGLYDIAMEYFKYGGESLIIDEVHKYPDWSLQIKAICDAYPDKKLIILGSSKLEISTQKGDLSRRTLVYNLHPLSFREYLEIITEEKFEKITLEDLLNNHVYFASKLTKKVKNILLHFKNFLRFGCFPFFIGLKEEDYHSLTRNILDKVIYEDIPSLKILKSETILPLKKLIAFIADSNIPTFSVSSITKELGVSKETVYELFELLQKADILRIIRTKRASLRSIKNAKIFFLSPNFYYAIMKERWIRNPKPGNIRESFFVSQLESKKLYIPPSGDFLVEDNKKEYIFEIGGKSKGKKQISNLENAYILRDNIEIGFGNIIPLYLIGFLY, from the coding sequence ATGGATATCATACCTGAGCTTGTTGGCATTCAAACAAATATAGCTAAAAAAGTACCACTAAAATTCAAAAGATATTTATATAAAAAAATCAATTGGGATTATAATGTAATCACAATAATGGGAGCCCGTGGAACAGGAAAAACCACCATGGTACTCCAATACTATATAGAAAATATTAATCGTCCGGATAAGATGCTGTACATTTCTGCAGATAATCCTCTTGTTCTTCGGGAAGGCTTATATGATATAGCAATGGAATATTTTAAGTATGGAGGCGAATCTTTAATTATTGACGAAGTTCATAAATACCCCGACTGGTCTCTGCAAATAAAAGCTATCTGCGATGCTTATCCTGATAAAAAATTGATAATTTTAGGTAGTTCTAAACTTGAAATATCCACCCAGAAAGGAGATCTTTCAAGAAGAACTCTGGTTTATAATTTACACCCCCTTTCTTTCAGAGAATACTTAGAAATAATAACAGAAGAAAAGTTTGAAAAAATAACACTGGAAGATCTATTAAATAATCATGTTTATTTTGCCAGTAAATTAACCAAAAAAGTAAAAAACATACTATTACATTTTAAAAACTTCCTTCGCTTTGGCTGTTTCCCTTTCTTTATTGGACTTAAAGAAGAAGACTATCACTCACTAACTCGAAACATCCTTGATAAGGTAATATACGAAGATATCCCCTCCCTTAAAATTTTAAAAAGCGAAACAATATTACCATTGAAAAAATTAATTGCTTTTATTGCAGATTCTAATATACCAACTTTCAGTGTTTCTTCAATTACTAAAGAATTGGGAGTATCAAAAGAAACAGTTTACGAACTGTTTGAACTTCTTCAAAAAGCAGATATTTTAAGAATCATTCGAACAAAAAGAGCGTCACTACGTTCAATAAAAAATGCCAAAATATTTTTCCTTTCCCCAAATTTCTACTATGCCATCATGAAAGAAAGATGGATCAGAAACCCGAAACCTGGCAACATAAGAGAATCCTTCTTTGTATCACAATTAGAAAGTAAAAAATTATATATTCCACCATCGGGTGATTTCCTGGTAGAAGATAATAAAAAAGAATATATTTTTGAAATAGGTGGAAAAAGCAAAGGAAAAAAACAGATATCTAATCTGGAAAACGCATACATACTTCGAGATAATATTGAAATAGGTTTTGGTAATATAATACCACTCTACCTTATAGGATTCTTGTACTAA
- a CDS encoding ATP-binding protein has product MDVIEIIERLETRKERMVSALPERKRLYFEKLERMDSERGILLYGPRGVGKTTYLLFSAKRYNFFYVSGDDPLLSQISLYNLGERVFLEGFSGLIIDEVHFLNNWSIQVKSLYDSFPDKKIWISDSSSIILRKGIADLSRRFIKVRMPLLSFREYIYLATGKKIDKINSPFAFDREYIISLAKDIEVLKLFKEYSSSGTRPFFLEGNFSEKMKNVLEKTLYNDIPYFLESVRDNHLRLMNAIISYLLYSKIPTINIDSMCKEWGVGKPKLYELMRVMEESELINIVHKERDFKVNSKGDKIFLSDPSYYYIYEGEIGNFREAFVVFALREKGKVYSMKNEKDGDFIFDGMKIEVGGKSKKQKNSEFVIRDDLDLPIRNKIPLWVLGLLW; this is encoded by the coding sequence ATGGATGTGATTGAGATAATTGAAAGATTAGAAACAAGGAAGGAAAGGATGGTAAGTGCCCTTCCAGAAAGGAAAAGATTGTATTTTGAAAAGTTAGAAAGAATGGATAGTGAAAGAGGAATCCTGTTATATGGTCCAAGAGGTGTTGGAAAAACGACGTATTTGCTATTTAGTGCAAAAAGATATAATTTTTTCTATGTTTCAGGTGATGATCCGCTGCTTTCCCAGATTTCACTATATAATCTTGGAGAGAGGGTTTTTCTGGAAGGATTTAGTGGATTGATAATTGATGAAGTGCATTTCTTGAATAATTGGAGTATCCAGGTAAAATCTTTGTATGATTCTTTTCCAGACAAGAAAATCTGGATAAGTGATAGTAGTAGCATTATTTTGAGAAAGGGAATTGCTGATCTTTCAAGAAGATTTATAAAGGTTAGAATGCCTTTGTTATCGTTTAGGGAATATATTTATCTTGCAACTGGAAAAAAGATAGACAAGATAAACTCTCCTTTTGCTTTTGATAGAGAATATATAATTTCTTTGGCAAAAGACATAGAAGTTTTAAAACTATTTAAAGAGTACTCTTCGTCTGGTACGCGGCCGTTTTTTTTAGAAGGGAATTTTTCTGAAAAGATGAAAAATGTACTGGAAAAGACGTTGTATAATGATATTCCATATTTTTTGGAGTCAGTTAGAGATAATCACCTTCGGTTAATGAACGCAATTATTAGTTATTTGCTTTATTCAAAAATTCCCACTATTAATATTGATTCAATGTGTAAGGAATGGGGTGTTGGAAAGCCAAAACTATATGAGCTTATGCGTGTTATGGAAGAATCAGAATTGATCAATATTGTTCATAAGGAAAGAGATTTTAAAGTAAACTCAAAAGGAGATAAGATTTTTCTTTCAGATCCATCATATTATTACATATACGAAGGGGAAATAGGAAACTTTAGAGAAGCGTTTGTTGTTTTTGCGTTAAGAGAAAAAGGCAAAGTATATTCGATGAAAAATGAAAAAGACGGAGATTTTATTTTTGACGGCATGAAAATTGAAGTTGGAGGAAAAAGTAAAAAGCAAAAGAATTCTGAGTTTGTTATAAGGGATGATCTGGATTTGCCTATTAGAAATAAAATACCATTGTGGGTACTTGGACTTTTGTGGTGA
- a CDS encoding ATP-binding protein — protein MFINRDKEKNFLRRKLSSKRSELLIIYGRRRVGKTFLLEHVIKNGLFFTADLSGSVPLMNRFLNEIKELINLPESLKINSWEEFFSFLDMAINTRKINTVVIDEFQYIPYKDDSFLSIFQRWWDKNFSKKDVKFILCGSYSGMIEKIALSQNSPIYGRRTGQYKILPMNFEDSVKFFNFDSKQDYVLAYSVTDGVPLYLLEFSKYTNFFDALKEKILTPGEFLVEEGKFLTLEEFKKDPSNYFSILTAIANGKTTPNEIANESGMEYKSIGTYLSRLLELELIKKEQPFSLKKAKKKAFYYINDEYLRFYFRYIYPHQEMIYRGLGSKLLEKIKTTLSQHVSFTFEKISKQYFEKHTGIEKAGRWWGAGNEIDIVGVKDNTLYVGECKWTNKKIDGKILNSLKRKIPYLLKDLEYEPVKIIYYLFSKNGFEGLKESDDVKLITLDNIIH, from the coding sequence ATGTTTATTAATAGGGATAAAGAAAAAAATTTTCTCAGAAGAAAACTTTCCAGCAAAAGGTCTGAATTGTTAATAATTTATGGTAGAAGACGCGTTGGTAAAACTTTCCTTCTTGAACATGTGATTAAAAACGGTCTTTTCTTCACCGCTGATCTTTCAGGGAGCGTTCCACTAATGAACAGATTCTTGAACGAAATAAAAGAACTTATAAATCTTCCTGAAAGTTTGAAAATTAACTCATGGGAAGAATTCTTTTCCTTTTTAGACATGGCAATCAACACCAGAAAAATCAATACCGTTGTTATTGATGAATTTCAATATATTCCATATAAAGACGATTCTTTTCTATCCATATTTCAAAGATGGTGGGACAAAAATTTTTCAAAAAAAGACGTAAAGTTTATTCTGTGTGGTTCATACAGTGGAATGATAGAAAAAATAGCACTTTCACAAAACAGCCCAATATACGGTCGCAGAACAGGCCAATACAAAATATTACCAATGAATTTTGAAGATTCTGTGAAATTTTTTAATTTCGATTCGAAGCAAGATTATGTTCTTGCTTACAGCGTTACAGACGGTGTCCCCCTGTATCTTCTTGAATTTTCAAAATACACCAACTTTTTTGATGCTTTAAAAGAAAAAATATTAACTCCGGGAGAATTTCTTGTAGAAGAGGGGAAATTCCTGACTCTTGAAGAGTTTAAAAAAGACCCATCAAATTACTTTTCCATATTAACCGCCATAGCAAACGGAAAAACAACCCCAAATGAAATAGCAAACGAAAGTGGCATGGAATATAAAAGCATAGGTACCTACCTTTCAAGGCTCCTTGAACTTGAGCTTATAAAAAAAGAACAACCATTTTCATTAAAAAAAGCTAAGAAAAAAGCGTTTTATTACATTAATGATGAATACCTGAGATTTTATTTCCGCTACATTTATCCCCACCAGGAAATGATATATCGAGGCCTTGGCAGCAAACTTCTTGAAAAAATAAAAACAACCCTTTCACAGCATGTTTCTTTTACCTTTGAAAAAATTTCAAAACAATATTTTGAAAAACATACTGGTATTGAAAAAGCTGGAAGATGGTGGGGAGCTGGAAATGAGATAGACATTGTTGGTGTTAAAGATAATACCTTATATGTTGGAGAATGCAAATGGACAAACAAGAAAATAGATGGAAAGATTTTGAACAGTTTAAAAAGAAAAATACCTTACCTTCTAAAAGACCTCGAATATGAACCGGTAAAAATCATCTACTACCTATTCTCAAAAAACGGATTTGAAGGATTAAAAGAAAGTGATGATGTAAAACTTATAACATTAGACAATATAATTCACTAA
- a CDS encoding ATP-binding protein — translation MNLIKRNVLEKIKNHLNKPEITIITGPRQSGKTTLMKIIEKELISKGEKTLFLNLDIEEDMKYFKSQADLLKKIELEIGNSKGYVFIDEIQRKENAGSFLKGIYDMNLSYKFIVSGSGSIELKEKIHESLAGRKRIFELPTVTFEEFVNYKTNYKYENKLNNFFDLEKNKTLSFIEEYMNFGGYPRVILETSLKEKNEIIKEIFQSYIEKDITSFLRIAKTSEFNLLVRILSHLTGKILNFSDLSSEAGISTKTLKEYLWYLQKTYIIDTIRPFFTNKSKELTKSPICYFKDLGLKNYASGEFGNVRDYSFLFQNFVYLELYNLSKQYDFSIHYWRTKDKAEVDFILRKGLNLLPVEVEYKKLKKFEITRAMRSFIQKYQPQEAIVINLTSKHENVLHKTKIKIIPFYEIKQIISNYF, via the coding sequence ATGAACCTTATAAAAAGAAACGTACTTGAAAAAATCAAAAACCATTTAAATAAACCTGAAATCACCATTATTACCGGTCCAAGACAAAGTGGAAAAACCACATTGATGAAAATTATTGAAAAAGAACTTATATCAAAAGGAGAAAAAACATTATTCTTAAATCTTGACATAGAAGAAGATATGAAATATTTTAAATCCCAGGCAGATCTATTGAAAAAAATCGAGTTAGAAATAGGAAATTCTAAAGGTTATGTATTTATCGATGAAATTCAAAGAAAAGAAAACGCAGGTTCATTTTTAAAAGGAATATATGATATGAACTTATCGTATAAATTCATTGTATCAGGTTCTGGAAGCATTGAACTTAAAGAAAAAATTCACGAATCGCTCGCAGGAAGAAAAAGAATATTTGAACTCCCAACTGTAACTTTTGAAGAATTCGTAAATTACAAAACAAATTACAAATACGAAAACAAATTGAATAACTTTTTCGATTTAGAAAAAAATAAAACTTTATCTTTCATAGAAGAGTACATGAATTTTGGTGGTTATCCTCGAGTTATACTTGAAACAAGCCTGAAAGAAAAAAATGAGATAATAAAGGAAATTTTTCAAAGTTACATTGAAAAAGACATAACAAGCTTTTTAAGAATTGCCAAAACCAGTGAATTTAATCTATTAGTAAGAATATTATCCCACTTAACAGGAAAAATACTCAACTTTTCAGATCTTTCATCAGAAGCCGGTATATCTACAAAAACATTAAAAGAATATCTGTGGTATCTTCAAAAAACATACATTATCGATACAATACGGCCTTTTTTTACAAACAAATCAAAAGAACTAACCAAATCACCAATTTGCTATTTCAAAGATCTGGGTCTAAAAAATTACGCTTCAGGAGAATTTGGAAATGTAAGAGACTATAGTTTTCTATTTCAAAATTTTGTATATCTTGAATTGTATAATTTATCAAAACAATATGACTTTTCTATTCACTATTGGCGAACAAAAGACAAAGCAGAGGTAGATTTCATTTTAAGAAAAGGCTTAAATCTCCTTCCTGTGGAAGTAGAATATAAGAAACTTAAAAAATTTGAAATTACAAGAGCAATGAGAAGTTTTATCCAGAAATATCAACCGCAAGAAGCAATAGTTATAAACCTAACATCCAAACACGAAAATGTGTTACACAAAACAAAAATCAAGATAATTCCTTTTTATGAAATTAAGCAAATCATTTCTAATTATTTTTAA